One window of the Haloarcula halobia genome contains the following:
- a CDS encoding type II/IV secretion system ATPase subunit, with protein sequence MTDHGRAKPSDELRQMAARRPHLRDHLKKFKQITGEFPMLIDEADDEYESDRPNVLYPVGGPIFCHIYGDVGQDMKYYAIEPELDEEEGAVFDKVRNRLLQKSVNKPAPESEAEYDDRIEELLQETTKIRDEDADSGVLTRLSNLTNVSAVEVTQETYENILYRLNRDIVGLGPLEPVMRDPANEDIHVIGRSECHVDHGVYGMLETTVEWESEEAFDQWLRNMGERIGDPVSDSDPIVDSTLPDGSRLNLIYSDDVSVKGPSLTIRQGDEIPLSIFQITKWATLSPELAAYLWLCLENEQTVFVVGETASGKTTTLNAITSFIPDDSKIYTAEDTAEVLPPHNTWQQLLTREGEDEGTSIDMFDLVAAALRSRPDYIIVGEVRGEEGRMAFQAAQTGHPVMLTFHASDIVSMIQRFTGEPINVPETFMDVADVALFQNRVKQGDQVLRRVTSVQEIEGYSKEMDGVVTRQAFNWDPVEDEIVFQGMNNSYVLEEQIATLLGYEDTRDIYDDLQFRANLIERAIQEGILGYHEVNDFISDFQRDGIEGIPFNISRPE encoded by the coding sequence ATGACAGACCACGGACGTGCGAAACCCTCGGACGAACTGCGACAGATGGCCGCGCGGCGCCCGCACCTGCGGGACCACCTCAAGAAGTTCAAGCAGATCACCGGGGAGTTCCCCATGCTCATCGACGAGGCCGACGACGAGTACGAGTCCGACCGGCCCAACGTCCTCTACCCCGTGGGCGGCCCAATCTTCTGTCACATCTACGGCGACGTCGGCCAGGACATGAAATATTACGCCATCGAACCGGAGCTCGACGAGGAGGAGGGCGCCGTCTTCGACAAGGTCCGCAATCGGCTCCTCCAGAAGAGCGTCAACAAGCCCGCCCCGGAGAGCGAAGCGGAGTACGACGACCGCATCGAGGAACTCCTGCAGGAGACCACGAAGATCCGCGACGAGGACGCCGACAGCGGGGTGCTGACCCGCCTGTCGAATCTGACCAACGTCAGTGCCGTCGAGGTGACCCAGGAGACCTACGAGAACATCCTCTACCGCCTCAACCGGGACATCGTCGGCCTGGGCCCCCTGGAACCGGTGATGCGGGACCCGGCCAACGAGGACATCCACGTCATCGGCCGCAGCGAGTGCCACGTCGACCACGGCGTCTACGGGATGCTCGAGACGACCGTCGAGTGGGAGTCCGAGGAGGCCTTCGACCAGTGGCTGCGAAACATGGGCGAGCGCATCGGCGACCCCGTCTCGGACTCCGATCCCATCGTCGACTCGACGCTGCCCGACGGGTCGCGGCTGAACCTCATCTACTCCGACGACGTGAGCGTCAAGGGCCCCTCGCTGACCATCCGGCAGGGTGACGAGATCCCCCTCTCGATCTTCCAGATCACGAAGTGGGCGACGCTCTCGCCGGAACTGGCTGCCTATCTGTGGCTCTGTCTGGAGAACGAACAGACCGTCTTCGTCGTCGGGGAGACGGCCTCAGGGAAGACGACGACGCTGAACGCCATCACCTCGTTCATCCCCGACGACTCGAAGATCTACACCGCGGAGGACACCGCCGAGGTGCTGCCCCCGCACAACACCTGGCAGCAACTGCTCACCCGCGAGGGCGAGGACGAGGGCACCAGCATCGACATGTTCGACCTGGTCGCGGCGGCACTGCGCTCCCGACCCGACTACATCATCGTGGGCGAGGTCCGTGGCGAGGAGGGGCGGATGGCCTTCCAGGCCGCCCAGACCGGCCACCCGGTCATGCTGACCTTCCACGCCAGCGACATCGTCTCGATGATCCAGCGCTTTACCGGCGAACCCATCAACGTCCCCGAGACGTTCATGGACGTCGCCGACGTGGCGCTGTTCCAGAACCGGGTCAAGCAGGGCGACCAGGTCCTTCGCCGGGTCACCAGCGTCCAGGAGATCGAGGGCTACTCCAAGGAGATGGACGGGGTCGTCACCCGCCAGGCGTTCAACTGGGACCCCGTCGAGGACGAGATCGTCTTCCAGGGGATGAACAACTCATACGTCCTCGAGGAGCAGATCGCGACGCTGCTGGGCTACGAGGACACCCGCGACATCTACGACGACCTTCAGTTCCGCGCAAACCTCATCGAACGGGCCATCCAGGAGGGCATCCTGGGCTATCACGAGGTCAACGACTTCATCTCCGACTTCCAGCGCGACGGCATCGAGGGTATCCCGTTCAACATCTCACGGCCCGAGTGA
- a CDS encoding aminopeptidase, with translation MDDRIREHARTLVEWSARIEAGDDVVVQVDEGAHDLAVAVAEQLGRSGANLVATYSSDEVTRAYLRAFDGEFEADPAYELALYEQADSVLVLSGSNNVAGSADVPSETRQAYATARAEIREARLETDWVSTQHPTRAMAQQAGMAYEAYRDFVYDATLRDWAALAEEQARLKDILDAGETVRIVGEGTDLTLDIADRIAVNSAASVAYDSHNLPSGEVFTAPADAAGVVTFDVPMTIQGQRVSGVSLTLKDGVVVDWDAEQGLDVVTEVVETDGGSRQFGELGIGMNRGVDRVTDNILFDEKMGGTVHLALGRSYDACLPDGETGIESAVHEDLITTMGEGSRLEVDGEIVQVDGTFVWE, from the coding sequence ATGGACGACCGCATCCGCGAACACGCGCGGACCCTGGTCGAGTGGAGCGCACGCATCGAGGCCGGGGACGACGTCGTCGTGCAGGTCGACGAGGGGGCACACGACCTCGCGGTGGCCGTCGCCGAGCAACTCGGCCGGAGCGGAGCGAACCTCGTGGCGACGTACAGTTCCGACGAGGTGACCCGGGCGTACCTGCGAGCGTTCGACGGGGAGTTCGAGGCCGACCCCGCGTACGAACTCGCACTGTACGAACAGGCCGACAGCGTCCTCGTCCTCTCGGGGTCGAACAACGTCGCCGGGAGCGCCGACGTGCCGAGCGAGACGCGACAGGCGTACGCCACGGCGCGAGCGGAGATCCGCGAGGCACGACTCGAGACGGACTGGGTCTCGACGCAGCACCCGACGCGGGCGATGGCCCAGCAGGCCGGGATGGCCTACGAGGCCTACCGGGACTTCGTCTACGACGCGACGCTCCGGGACTGGGCGGCACTCGCCGAGGAACAGGCCCGGTTGAAGGACATCCTCGACGCGGGCGAGACGGTCCGCATCGTCGGCGAGGGGACGGACCTCACGCTGGACATTGCCGACCGAATCGCCGTCAACTCCGCGGCGAGCGTGGCCTACGACTCGCACAACCTCCCCTCGGGCGAGGTGTTCACCGCGCCGGCCGACGCCGCCGGCGTCGTCACCTTCGACGTGCCGATGACCATCCAGGGCCAGCGCGTCAGCGGCGTCTCGCTGACGCTGAAGGACGGCGTCGTCGTCGACTGGGACGCCGAGCAGGGACTGGACGTCGTCACCGAGGTCGTCGAGACGGACGGCGGATCCCGACAGTTTGGCGAACTCGGTATCGGGATGAACCGCGGCGTCGACCGCGTCACCGACAACATCCTCTTCGACGAGAAGATGGGCGGCACCGTCCACCTCGCGCTCGGCCGGTCCTACGACGCCTGCCTCCCCGACGGCGAGACGGGGATCGAGAGCGCCGTCCACGAGGACCTCATCACGACGATGGGCGAGGGGTCGCGACTCGAGGTCGACGGCGAGATCGTCCAGGTGGACGGCACGTTCGTCTGGGAGTGA
- a CDS encoding Hsp20/alpha crystallin family protein, with the protein MALPTGTASSWLQGTDFPSRLFETGRNDYELYEEDEEFVLSVEMPGFDPEEISVSWDDGVLNIAAEHEDERRGERRTYHRRFRFPKHVDDEDSTAQYNNGILEIRLPVMQDATARGREVEIQA; encoded by the coding sequence ATGGCTCTGCCAACTGGTACCGCGAGTTCCTGGCTGCAGGGCACAGACTTCCCGAGTCGACTGTTCGAGACCGGACGGAACGACTACGAGCTGTACGAGGAAGACGAGGAGTTCGTCCTGAGCGTCGAGATGCCGGGCTTCGACCCCGAGGAGATATCGGTGTCGTGGGACGACGGCGTGCTCAACATCGCCGCCGAACACGAGGACGAGCGCCGCGGTGAGCGCAGGACCTACCACCGGCGGTTCCGCTTCCCCAAGCACGTCGACGACGAGGACAGCACCGCACAGTACAACAACGGGATCCTCGAGATTCGCCTGCCGGTGATGCAGGACGCGACCGCCCGCGGTCGCGAGGTCGAGATCCAGGCCTGA
- a CDS encoding flagellar protein G yields MASVSASHLIIFIASMMIAASVAGVFTDSVGQLSNALSEQGLDVSSDVRTDVEIISDAGSDAIYDTGTENITLHVKNTGTERLAPVPDQMDLFVNGTFMTAYAVTLEPDGGATWNPGDVVRVEISVPGLSTGDHRVKIIVNGDEEVFEFNR; encoded by the coding sequence ATGGCGAGCGTCTCTGCCTCCCATCTCATCATCTTCATCGCGTCGATGATGATCGCCGCCAGCGTCGCCGGCGTATTCACCGACAGCGTCGGCCAGCTGAGCAACGCGCTGTCCGAACAGGGGTTAGACGTCAGCAGCGACGTCCGGACCGACGTCGAGATCATCTCGGACGCCGGGAGCGACGCGATATACGACACCGGCACGGAGAATATCACCCTCCACGTCAAGAACACCGGCACGGAACGGCTCGCGCCGGTCCCCGACCAGATGGATCTCTTCGTCAACGGGACGTTCATGACCGCCTACGCGGTGACGCTGGAACCCGACGGTGGGGCGACCTGGAACCCCGGAGACGTGGTCCGCGTCGAGATATCCGTCCCGGGGCTGTCGACCGGCGACCACCGCGTCAAGATTATCGTCAACGGCGACGAGGAGGTGTTCGAGTTCAACCGATGA
- the flaJ gene encoding archaellar assembly protein FlaJ, producing the protein MAQGEAENGLDLTISETVEGLAESYRQMTIPIERYLLFILGPSVAFFLLSTVAAFALDLPLTIKAPIPLLGFLAMVSAIFYPKILLSQRKRELNNRFHLLITHMTVLATTKIDRMEVFRTLAQEDEYGELALEMHRIVQLVDTWNQSLDDACRRRAKEVPSDAFSDFLDRLAYTLGAGQSLEDYLLSEQDQIIQHYSTVYESSLDSLEVMKDLYLSMILSMTFALVFAVVLPVLTGTNPTMTVSAVIVMFIFVQSGFFLAIRSMAPYDPVWYHPEEYPSPVEERLDRSMYVGVGLSVLLVLFVVGSLLGVTPVTLNDVLFMVESVPLPLYAVVPITPMLYPGIVFRQEEQRIKGRDNEFPSFIRALGATEGAKQSTTGMVLRTLRKKDFGPLTENINNLYKRLNMRIEPSAAWRYFTADCRSYLIQTFSEMYLIGREMGGSPKQLGELIAANMNEVMQLRQQRKQATTTLVGLLYGITAASTFAFFIGLQVVNILAQMSLDLNAGSRLDVDSLINTGVYNIPLIEFLLIIIIMFSAMLSALMVRTVDGGHKANTYMHFVILSWIGALTGTFTKWLVTQFLQI; encoded by the coding sequence ATGGCTCAGGGCGAGGCGGAGAACGGACTGGACCTGACGATAAGCGAGACGGTCGAGGGCCTGGCCGAGTCCTACCGGCAGATGACGATTCCGATAGAGCGGTATCTCCTTTTCATCCTCGGGCCCTCGGTCGCCTTCTTCCTTCTCTCTACGGTCGCCGCGTTCGCGCTCGACCTCCCGCTTACCATCAAGGCGCCCATCCCGCTGCTGGGCTTTCTCGCGATGGTCTCGGCGATCTTCTATCCGAAGATCCTGCTCTCCCAGCGCAAGCGCGAGCTCAACAACCGCTTTCACCTGCTCATCACCCACATGACGGTGCTGGCGACGACGAAGATCGACCGCATGGAGGTGTTCCGTACCCTCGCCCAGGAAGACGAGTACGGCGAACTCGCCCTCGAGATGCACCGCATCGTCCAGCTGGTCGACACCTGGAACCAGAGCCTCGACGACGCCTGCCGTCGCCGGGCCAAGGAGGTGCCCAGCGACGCCTTCTCCGATTTCCTGGACCGCCTGGCCTACACGCTCGGGGCCGGCCAGTCCCTGGAGGACTACCTCCTCTCGGAGCAGGACCAGATCATCCAGCACTACTCGACGGTCTACGAGAGCTCGCTCGACAGCCTCGAGGTGATGAAAGACCTCTACCTGTCGATGATCCTGTCGATGACGTTCGCCCTGGTGTTCGCGGTGGTCCTGCCGGTGCTGACCGGGACGAACCCGACGATGACGGTCAGCGCCGTCATCGTGATGTTCATCTTCGTCCAGTCGGGTTTCTTCCTCGCCATCCGCTCGATGGCGCCGTACGACCCGGTGTGGTACCACCCCGAGGAGTACCCCTCGCCCGTCGAGGAGCGCCTCGACCGGTCGATGTACGTCGGCGTCGGCCTGTCGGTGCTGCTAGTCCTCTTCGTCGTCGGGAGCCTGCTGGGCGTGACGCCGGTCACGCTCAACGACGTCCTGTTCATGGTCGAGTCGGTCCCGCTGCCCCTCTACGCTGTCGTCCCCATCACGCCCATGCTGTACCCGGGCATCGTCTTCCGCCAGGAGGAACAGCGCATCAAGGGCCGGGACAACGAGTTCCCGAGCTTCATCCGCGCGCTCGGGGCCACCGAGGGAGCCAAGCAGTCGACGACCGGGATGGTCCTGCGGACGCTCCGGAAGAAGGACTTCGGCCCGCTGACCGAGAACATCAACAACCTCTACAAGCGCCTGAACATGCGCATCGAACCGTCGGCGGCCTGGCGGTACTTCACGGCCGACTGCCGCTCGTATCTCATCCAGACGTTCTCGGAGATGTACCTCATCGGCAGGGAGATGGGCGGCTCGCCAAAGCAGCTGGGCGAGCTCATCGCCGCGAACATGAACGAGGTGATGCAGTTGCGCCAGCAGCGCAAGCAGGCGACGACGACCCTCGTCGGCCTCCTCTATGGCATCACCGCGGCATCGACGTTCGCCTTCTTCATCGGCCTGCAGGTCGTCAACATCCTGGCCCAGATGTCGCTTGACCTGAACGCCGGGAGTCGCCTCGACGTCGACTCGCTCATCAACACCGGCGTCTACAACATCCCGCTCATCGAGTTCCTGCTCATCATCATCATCATGTTCTCGGCGATGCTGTCCGCCCTGATGGTCCGGACCGTCGACGGCGGGCACAAGGCCAACACCTACATGCACTTCGTCATCCTCTCGTGGATCGGCGCACTCACCGGGACCTTCACGAAGTGGCTGGTGACGCAGTTCCTGCAGATCTGA
- a CDS encoding flagellin, whose protein sequence is MGFSVSGSAAIIFVAAFIGFGMFYSASANSLEQISDARDDQRDTLLEQQNTAITVIDVTYDSTGDSLTITVENTGSTELAVSDVDVLVDNEYQSGYQTAVDGDTTTDLWLAQQTLEITVTPLSPKPDRVKLVTGPGIEATEEVP, encoded by the coding sequence ATGGGCTTCAGCGTTAGCGGCTCGGCGGCCATCATCTTCGTCGCCGCGTTCATCGGGTTCGGGATGTTCTACTCGGCCTCGGCAAACAGCCTCGAACAGATCTCGGACGCCCGCGACGACCAGCGAGATACGCTCTTGGAACAGCAAAACACCGCGATAACCGTGATCGACGTGACCTACGATTCGACGGGCGACTCCCTGACGATCACTGTCGAGAACACGGGCTCGACCGAACTCGCGGTCAGCGACGTCGACGTCCTCGTGGACAACGAGTACCAGTCGGGCTACCAGACGGCCGTCGACGGCGATACCACGACCGACCTGTGGCTCGCCCAGCAGACCCTCGAAATCACCGTGACCCCTCTCTCTCCGAAGCCCGACCGCGTGAAACTCGTCACCGGGCCCGGCATCGAAGCGACCGAGGAGGTGCCCTGA
- a CDS encoding 2Fe-2S iron-sulfur cluster-binding protein, which yields MVELVGIAAGATLTLIVVALHYAKGTGWEAPEDISQQVLEQRAATVPETDFPEPYNRSIGGGAPAGAIPAGEAEGELEEGEAAEEEAGFDPDSIADDEVEYYEIEFAKEGETIEVANNETVLDAGEDEGWDLPYACRQGQCISCAGHIEDGPAEDYIRHSQNESLFEDDMEDGYCLTCVAYPVADFTIETGESP from the coding sequence ATGGTTGAACTGGTAGGCATCGCCGCCGGGGCCACGCTCACCCTCATCGTAGTGGCGCTCCACTACGCGAAGGGGACCGGGTGGGAGGCACCGGAGGACATCTCCCAGCAGGTGCTCGAACAGCGGGCCGCGACGGTACCCGAGACGGACTTCCCCGAACCCTACAATCGCTCTATCGGCGGCGGCGCGCCTGCCGGTGCGATTCCGGCCGGCGAGGCCGAGGGCGAACTCGAGGAGGGCGAGGCGGCCGAGGAGGAGGCCGGCTTCGATCCCGACTCCATCGCCGACGACGAGGTCGAGTACTACGAGATCGAGTTCGCGAAGGAGGGCGAGACCATCGAAGTCGCGAACAACGAGACGGTTCTGGACGCCGGCGAGGACGAGGGCTGGGACCTCCCCTACGCCTGCCGCCAGGGCCAGTGTATCTCCTGTGCCGGCCACATTGAGGACGGTCCGGCCGAGGACTACATCCGCCACAGCCAGAACGAGTCGCTGTTCGAAGACGACATGGAGGACGGCTACTGCCTGACCTGCGTCGCCTACCCCGTCGCGGACTTCACCATCGAGACCGGCGAGTCCCCCTGA
- a CDS encoding ATPase domain-containing protein, giving the protein MSLASTDLFSLGLEGHDRLNKELGGGIPPGSIILVEGDYGAGKSALSQRFTYGLCEEGHEVTYLSTELTVGSFLDQMHSLSYDMVNHILDEQVLFLHADIGDSNTFSGGDQEEERKELLRRLMEAEVMWNSDVVVIDTFDAILRNDPKFEALVRQNDERQAALEIISFFRDVISQGKCIMLTVDPSTLDEEAIGPFRAIADVFIELEMIEVGNDVRRQINVLRFAGMGEQVGDTIGFSVRSGTGIVIESRSVA; this is encoded by the coding sequence ATGAGCCTCGCGAGCACGGACCTCTTCTCGCTCGGACTGGAGGGCCACGACCGATTGAACAAGGAACTGGGCGGGGGCATCCCGCCGGGCAGCATCATCCTCGTCGAGGGCGACTACGGGGCCGGGAAGTCGGCGCTGAGCCAGCGGTTCACCTACGGCCTCTGCGAGGAGGGCCACGAGGTGACCTACCTCTCGACGGAGCTGACCGTCGGGAGTTTCCTAGACCAGATGCACTCGCTGTCCTACGACATGGTCAACCACATCCTGGACGAGCAGGTCCTCTTCTTGCACGCCGATATCGGCGACTCCAACACCTTCTCGGGGGGCGACCAGGAGGAAGAGCGCAAGGAGTTGCTGCGCCGGTTGATGGAGGCGGAGGTGATGTGGAACAGCGACGTCGTCGTCATCGACACGTTCGACGCCATCCTCCGGAACGACCCCAAGTTCGAGGCGCTGGTCCGTCAGAACGACGAGCGACAGGCCGCCCTGGAGATCATCTCCTTTTTCAGGGACGTCATCTCCCAGGGCAAGTGCATCATGCTGACGGTGGACCCCTCGACGCTGGACGAGGAGGCCATCGGCCCGTTCCGGGCCATCGCGGACGTCTTCATCGAACTGGAGATGATCGAGGTGGGCAACGACGTCCGCCGTCAGATCAACGTCCTGCGATTCGCCGGGATGGGCGAACAGGTCGGCGACACCATCGGCTTCTCGGTGCGGTCGGGGACTGGTATCGTCATCGAATCGCGGAGCGTTGCCTAG
- the katG gene encoding catalase/peroxidase HPI: MPGPDQDWWPNQLDLHILDQNVRQVGPMDDDFDYAEAFESLDLDAVKADIEDVMTTSQDWWPADYGHYGPLFIRMAWHSAGTYRTSDGRGGAAGGRQRFAPLNSWPDNANLDKARRLLWPVKQKYGRKLSWADLLVLAGNVALESMGFETFGFAGGREDDWEPDDAVDWGPEDEMEASERFGEDGDLQEGLGATVMGLIYVNPEGPDGQPDPEASATNIRESFSRMAMNDEETVALIAGGHTFGKVHGADSSDNLGPEPEAAPMEQQGLGWENEYGSGKGPDTITSGIEGPWTDAPISWDMGYLNNLLEYEWEPHKGPGGAWQWQPTDEDLHESAPDVHDPSEKVTPMMLTTDIALKKDPDYREIVERYQENPGEFQANFARAWYKLIHRDMGPPSRFLGPEVPDEELIWQDPIPDVGHALIGDEAAEELKAELLESDLSVAQLAKTAWAAASTYRDSDKRGGANGARIRLEPQRSWDVNEPEALATVLDTLEDIKQEFDESRSDGTRVSLADLIVLGGNAAVEQAAADAGYDVTVPFEPGRTDASQDQTDVDSFEALEPRADGFRNYLPDDAAESAEELLVDRADLLTLTPSEMTVLVGGMRALDANYQGTAHGVFTDEPGTLTNDFFVNLLGMDTEWEPADEDGLYEGYDRETGELEWTATRVDLVFGSNSRLRAIAEAYACDDAEEKFVRDFVDAWHKVMQLDRFDLE; encoded by the coding sequence ATGCCTGGTCCCGACCAAGACTGGTGGCCGAATCAGCTGGACTTGCACATCCTCGATCAGAACGTCCGTCAGGTCGGTCCGATGGACGACGACTTCGATTACGCCGAGGCGTTCGAGTCCCTCGATCTCGACGCCGTCAAAGCGGACATCGAAGACGTGATGACGACGTCCCAGGACTGGTGGCCCGCTGACTACGGCCACTACGGCCCGCTTTTCATCCGGATGGCGTGGCACAGCGCCGGGACGTACCGCACGAGCGACGGCCGCGGCGGCGCGGCCGGCGGCCGGCAGCGCTTCGCCCCGCTCAACAGCTGGCCGGACAACGCGAACCTCGACAAGGCGCGCCGACTGCTCTGGCCGGTCAAGCAGAAGTACGGCCGCAAACTCTCGTGGGCCGACCTGCTGGTGCTCGCCGGCAACGTCGCCCTGGAGTCGATGGGCTTCGAGACGTTCGGGTTCGCCGGCGGCCGCGAGGACGACTGGGAACCCGACGACGCCGTCGACTGGGGCCCCGAGGACGAGATGGAGGCCTCCGAGCGCTTCGGCGAGGACGGCGACCTCCAGGAGGGTCTGGGTGCGACCGTCATGGGCCTCATCTACGTCAACCCCGAGGGACCCGACGGCCAACCGGACCCCGAGGCCTCCGCGACGAACATCCGCGAGTCGTTCAGCCGCATGGCGATGAACGACGAGGAGACGGTGGCGCTCATCGCCGGCGGTCACACGTTCGGGAAGGTCCACGGCGCCGACTCCAGTGACAACCTCGGCCCCGAACCCGAGGCGGCTCCCATGGAGCAGCAGGGCCTGGGCTGGGAGAACGAGTACGGGTCCGGCAAGGGACCGGACACCATCACCAGCGGCATCGAGGGCCCCTGGACGGACGCCCCCATCTCGTGGGACATGGGCTACCTGAACAACCTGCTCGAGTACGAGTGGGAACCGCACAAGGGCCCCGGCGGCGCCTGGCAGTGGCAGCCCACGGACGAGGACCTCCACGAGAGCGCCCCGGACGTCCACGACCCGTCGGAGAAGGTCACGCCGATGATGCTGACGACGGACATCGCGCTCAAGAAAGACCCGGACTACCGGGAGATCGTCGAGCGCTACCAGGAGAACCCCGGCGAGTTCCAGGCGAACTTCGCCAGGGCGTGGTACAAGCTCATCCACCGCGACATGGGCCCGCCGTCCCGGTTCCTCGGCCCCGAGGTGCCCGACGAGGAGCTGATCTGGCAGGACCCGATTCCCGACGTCGGCCACGCGCTCATCGGCGACGAGGCGGCCGAGGAGCTCAAGGCCGAGCTCCTCGAGTCGGACCTCTCGGTCGCCCAGCTGGCCAAGACCGCCTGGGCGGCGGCCTCGACGTACCGCGACAGCGACAAGCGCGGTGGCGCCAACGGCGCCCGTATCCGCCTGGAACCCCAGCGCAGCTGGGACGTGAACGAACCCGAGGCGCTGGCGACCGTGCTCGACACCCTCGAAGATATCAAGCAGGAGTTCGACGAGTCCCGGTCCGACGGGACGCGGGTCTCGCTGGCCGACCTCATCGTGCTGGGCGGCAACGCCGCCGTCGAGCAGGCGGCGGCCGACGCCGGCTACGACGTGACGGTCCCGTTCGAACCTGGTCGCACCGACGCCTCGCAGGACCAGACCGACGTCGACTCCTTCGAGGCCCTGGAGCCACGGGCCGACGGGTTCCGGAACTACCTCCCCGACGACGCCGCCGAGTCGGCCGAGGAACTGCTGGTCGACAGGGCCGACCTGCTGACGCTGACGCCGTCGGAGATGACGGTGCTAGTCGGCGGGATGCGCGCGCTGGACGCGAACTACCAGGGGACGGCCCACGGCGTCTTCACCGACGAGCCCGGGACGCTGACCAACGACTTCTTCGTGAACCTGCTCGGCATGGACACGGAGTGGGAACCGGCCGACGAGGACGGCCTCTACGAGGGCTACGACCGCGAGACGGGCGAACTCGAGTGGACGGCGACCCGCGTCGACCTCGTCTTCGGGTCGAACTCCCGGCTCCGGGCCATCGCTGAGGCGTACGCGTGTGACGACGCCGAGGAGAAGTTCGTCCGCGACTTCGTCGACGCCTGGCACAAAGTGATGCAGCTGGACCGCTTCGACCTCGAGTAA
- a CDS encoding NADP-dependent phosphogluconate dehydrogenase, whose amino-acid sequence MELGVIGLGRMGRIVVDRVLEAGHDVVVFDIDEEAVAAAADAGATPADSIPDVADELGDEKRIWLMVPAGDPVDAALDELEGLVDGDDVVVDGGNSHFEDSVRRAESTDAAYLDCGTSGGPAGADLGFSLMVGGPQWAYDELTPVFDAVATGPAGHDRMGPAGSGHYVKMVHNGVEYALMQAYGEGFELLANGRYDLDLAAVSRTLNNGAVIRSWLLELCEEAFREEGTDLGDVADRVEGGSTGTWTVQEALEQEVPMPLIYQALAERFGSRADDGRFSRRLANRLRYGFGRHEVPRQ is encoded by the coding sequence ATGGAACTTGGCGTCATCGGACTGGGACGCATGGGCCGCATCGTCGTCGACCGGGTGCTCGAGGCGGGCCACGACGTGGTCGTCTTCGACATCGACGAGGAAGCCGTCGCGGCGGCCGCCGACGCCGGTGCGACCCCCGCGGACTCTATCCCCGACGTGGCCGACGAGCTGGGCGACGAGAAGCGCATCTGGCTGATGGTCCCCGCGGGCGACCCGGTCGACGCGGCGCTGGACGAACTCGAGGGGCTCGTGGACGGCGACGACGTCGTCGTCGACGGCGGGAACTCCCACTTCGAGGACTCGGTCCGACGGGCCGAGTCGACCGACGCGGCCTACCTGGACTGTGGGACCTCCGGCGGTCCCGCCGGCGCGGACCTGGGCTTCTCGCTGATGGTCGGCGGGCCGCAGTGGGCCTACGACGAACTCACGCCTGTGTTCGACGCCGTCGCGACCGGGCCGGCGGGCCACGACCGCATGGGTCCCGCCGGGTCGGGCCACTACGTGAAGATGGTCCACAACGGCGTCGAGTACGCGCTGATGCAGGCCTACGGCGAGGGGTTCGAACTGCTCGCGAACGGCCGCTACGACCTCGATCTGGCGGCCGTCTCGCGCACCTTGAACAACGGCGCGGTCATCCGGTCGTGGCTGCTGGAACTCTGCGAGGAGGCGTTCCGCGAGGAGGGCACCGACCTGGGCGACGTCGCCGACCGCGTCGAGGGCGGGTCGACGGGCACCTGGACCGTCCAGGAGGCCCTCGAACAGGAGGTACCGATGCCGCTCATCTACCAGGCGCTGGCCGAACGGTTCGGGTCCCGCGCCGACGACGGCCGATTCTCGCGCCGGCTGGCCAACCGACTGCGCTACGGATTCGGTCGCCACGAGGTCCCGCGGCAGTAG